A region of Rhodanobacteraceae bacterium DNA encodes the following proteins:
- a CDS encoding Ribonucleotide reductase of class II (coenzyme B12-dependent) encodes MGTARVREIARAVTEVPLQPASLDIWDKKYRLKTKQGEPVDATVDDTWSRVARALADVETTPELREKWHERFLWALRHGAIPAGRITSNAGAREHKPATSTINCTVSGTIQDSMDDILEKVHEAGLTLKAGCGIGYEFSTLRPRNAYVSGAGAYTSGPLSFMDIYDKMCFTVSSAGGRRGAQMGTFDVAHPDVKEFIRAKREAGRLRQFNLSLLITDGFMQAVEADADWPLVFPVHVKEKDEIDLADPTRVVWREWPSHQNYIVRDDGLVACKIYGHIRARHLWDMIMVSTYDYAEPGFILIDRVNEMNNNWWCEHIRATNPCGEQPLPPYGSCLLGSVNLTRFVRDPFGPKAQFDMDEYREVVKVFTRMLDNVVEVNGLPLARQREEILSKRRHGMGFLGLGSTLAMLKLRYGSAEAIQFTEDVSREMALAGWEVALELAKEKGPAPVLTRDYTVTGDMLRKRPEMARDGYKVGDSIPGRVLHAKYSRYMQRVAEIAPELVAQLAETGARFTHHTSIAPTGTISLSLANNASNGIEPSFAHSYSRNVIRPGKKTKEKVEVMSYELLAYRALINADARPGSDEPNEKLPDYFVAADDISPVQHVDIQAAAQKWVDSSISKTANVPTDYPYEDFKDIYFYAYKKGLKGCTTFRFNPAAFQGVLVKEADLANTTYRFELEDGSVVEVKGNEEVEYDGEIHTAANLFDALKEGYYGKF; translated from the coding sequence ATGGGTACGGCGCGGGTACGAGAGATAGCACGGGCGGTGACGGAGGTTCCCCTGCAACCGGCATCACTGGACATCTGGGACAAGAAATACCGCCTCAAGACCAAGCAGGGCGAACCGGTCGATGCGACCGTGGACGACACCTGGTCGCGGGTCGCGCGCGCGCTGGCCGATGTCGAGACCACGCCGGAACTGCGCGAAAAGTGGCACGAACGCTTCCTGTGGGCGCTGCGCCACGGCGCGATCCCGGCCGGACGCATCACCTCCAACGCCGGCGCGCGCGAGCACAAGCCCGCGACGTCCACGATCAACTGCACGGTGTCGGGCACCATCCAGGACTCGATGGACGACATCCTGGAAAAGGTCCACGAGGCAGGCCTGACGCTCAAGGCCGGCTGCGGGATCGGCTACGAATTCTCGACGTTGCGCCCGCGCAACGCCTACGTGTCCGGCGCGGGCGCCTACACCTCGGGCCCGCTGTCGTTCATGGACATCTACGACAAGATGTGTTTCACCGTGTCCAGTGCCGGCGGCCGGCGCGGCGCGCAGATGGGCACCTTCGATGTCGCGCACCCGGACGTGAAGGAATTCATCCGCGCCAAGCGCGAGGCCGGCCGGCTTCGCCAGTTCAACCTGTCGCTCCTGATCACCGACGGCTTCATGCAGGCGGTGGAAGCGGACGCCGACTGGCCGCTGGTGTTCCCGGTGCACGTCAAGGAAAAGGACGAAATCGACCTCGCCGACCCGACCAGGGTGGTGTGGCGCGAGTGGCCCAGTCACCAGAACTACATCGTGCGCGACGATGGCCTGGTGGCCTGCAAGATCTACGGCCACATCCGCGCGCGGCACCTGTGGGACATGATCATGGTCTCGACGTACGACTACGCCGAGCCGGGCTTCATCCTGATCGACCGCGTCAACGAGATGAACAACAACTGGTGGTGCGAGCACATCCGCGCGACCAACCCCTGTGGCGAACAGCCGTTGCCGCCCTACGGCTCGTGCCTCCTGGGTTCGGTGAACCTCACCCGTTTCGTGCGCGACCCGTTCGGGCCCAAGGCGCAGTTCGACATGGACGAGTACCGCGAGGTGGTGAAGGTGTTCACCCGCATGCTCGACAACGTGGTCGAGGTGAACGGCCTGCCGCTCGCCAGGCAGCGCGAGGAAATCCTGTCCAAGCGCCGCCACGGCATGGGTTTCCTGGGCCTCGGTTCCACGCTGGCGATGCTGAAGCTGCGCTACGGCTCGGCCGAGGCGATCCAGTTCACCGAGGACGTCTCGCGCGAAATGGCGCTGGCCGGCTGGGAGGTCGCGCTGGAACTCGCGAAGGAGAAAGGCCCCGCCCCGGTCCTGACCCGCGATTACACCGTCACCGGCGACATGCTGCGCAAGCGCCCCGAGATGGCGCGCGACGGTTACAAGGTCGGCGACAGCATCCCCGGCCGCGTGCTGCACGCGAAGTATTCGCGCTACATGCAGCGCGTCGCCGAGATCGCGCCGGAACTCGTCGCGCAACTGGCCGAAACCGGCGCGCGCTTCACCCACCACACCTCGATCGCGCCCACCGGCACGATTTCGCTGTCGCTGGCCAACAACGCCAGCAACGGCATCGAACCCTCGTTCGCGCACAGCTATTCGCGCAACGTGATCCGGCCCGGCAAGAAGACCAAGGAAAAGGTCGAGGTGATGAGCTACGAACTGCTGGCCTATCGCGCGCTGATCAACGCCGACGCCAGGCCCGGTTCCGACGAGCCGAACGAGAAGCTGCCGGATTACTTCGTGGCCGCCGACGACATCAGCCCGGTCCAGCACGTGGACATCCAGGCCGCGGCGCAGAAGTGGGTGGACTCATCCATTTCCAAGACCGCCAACGTGCCGACGGACTATCCCTACGAGGACTTCAAGGACATCTACTTCTACGCCTACAAGAAGGGTCTCAAGGGCTGCACCACCTTCCGCTTCAATCCGGCCGCGTTCCAGGGCGTGCTGGTGAAGGAAGCCGACCTTGCCAACACCACCTACCGCTTCGAGCTGGAAGACGGCAGCGTGGTCGAGGTCAAGGGCAACGAGGAAGTCGAATACGACGGCGAAATCCACACCGCCGCGAACCTGTTCGATGCGCTCAAAGAAGGCTACTACGGCAAATTCTGA